Proteins encoded by one window of Cuniculiplasma divulgatum:
- a CDS encoding YdcF family protein, producing MNVANVVILLGCRSSGCSPTEELKGRVKETVNLYRSLKEKAVIIPSGGVSEDGCGLSEAEFMLRELLKYNIPRERIFLEEKAKTTIGNAFFSKLLIESNNIEYEMIHIVSSCYHMDRSELIFKSIFSTENIGKGYCFGHVQERESEIDKLKRDSSILEKMKGKSAEYIENTFREYL from the coding sequence ATGAATGTTGCAAATGTAGTAATCTTATTAGGATGCAGGTCCTCTGGATGCTCCCCTACTGAGGAGCTTAAGGGAAGAGTTAAGGAGACGGTTAATCTTTACAGATCATTGAAAGAAAAAGCTGTTATAATTCCATCAGGGGGAGTCTCAGAAGATGGTTGTGGTTTATCAGAAGCCGAATTTATGTTAAGGGAACTTTTAAAATATAATATTCCAAGAGAGAGAATATTCTTAGAGGAAAAAGCCAAAACCACAATTGGCAATGCATTCTTTTCAAAACTGCTTATTGAAAGTAATAATATTGAGTATGAAATGATTCATATCGTAAGTTCGTGCTACCACATGGATAGATCAGAGCTCATTTTCAAGAGCATATTTTCAACAGAAAACATTGGAAAGGGATATTGTTTTGGTCATGTTCAGGAAAGAGAAAGCGAGATTGATAAACTGAAGAGAGATTCTTCTATTCTGGAAAAGATGAAGGGAAAATCAGCAGAATATATAGAAAACACTTTTAGGGAATATCTTTAG
- the lysA gene encoding diaminopimelate decarboxylase, translated as MDEILPRYTEIIDGNLFWYGNDIVEVAKDYGTPFIIYSENILRGNYRKIKDAFNKYFKNVSIDFAIKSNFNPSLISILSSEGCGMDASSVNEIKIALLSGVSPDNISFTPNNVTIEELKFAIDKNITINFDSLSQFRMVLDHLPEIVSFRIKIDYGKGEFPGIKTAGKGAKFGEIPELALQGYREAKEKGCRMFGIHVMAGSNVRNADHFKLVAQKILEVVKNFEEELGIEFEFVDMGGGFGVPYRPEEDELDVMDTAKNIADVFKAFYTEKGREIPRLVIEPGRYISSNSGLLVGKITDVKRQESNFTGTDIGMNILMRPALYGAYHHILIANRMNEERKFKTDVTGQICENTDRIGKDVMLQEPQIGDIVAVFNCGAYTMSMASNYNGRLLPMELLISDGKLITIREKDNFQDIVRHTKFYESAKTLKD; from the coding sequence ATGGATGAAATCCTGCCACGTTATACGGAAATAATAGATGGGAATTTATTTTGGTATGGTAATGACATTGTAGAGGTAGCAAAAGATTATGGAACGCCTTTTATTATCTATTCTGAGAATATTTTACGTGGCAATTATAGAAAAATTAAAGATGCTTTTAATAAATATTTCAAAAATGTGTCCATAGATTTTGCAATAAAATCAAATTTCAATCCCTCACTGATTTCCATTCTTTCATCTGAGGGATGTGGAATGGATGCATCGTCAGTAAATGAAATAAAAATAGCTCTGCTGAGTGGGGTATCTCCTGATAATATATCTTTTACACCAAATAATGTAACTATAGAAGAATTAAAATTTGCAATTGATAAGAATATAACAATAAACTTTGATTCTCTAAGTCAGTTCAGAATGGTGCTTGATCACTTACCAGAAATAGTGAGTTTTAGAATTAAAATTGATTATGGAAAGGGGGAATTTCCAGGCATAAAAACAGCAGGTAAAGGGGCAAAATTTGGAGAAATTCCGGAGCTTGCATTACAGGGTTACAGGGAGGCAAAGGAAAAGGGATGCAGGATGTTCGGAATCCACGTTATGGCTGGATCAAACGTAAGAAACGCCGACCATTTTAAATTAGTTGCTCAAAAGATTCTGGAAGTTGTTAAAAATTTCGAGGAAGAGCTTGGTATTGAATTCGAATTTGTGGATATGGGAGGAGGATTTGGTGTACCATACAGACCTGAAGAGGATGAACTGGATGTTATGGACACAGCCAAAAACATAGCTGACGTATTCAAAGCATTTTACACAGAAAAAGGTCGGGAAATACCAAGGCTCGTGATTGAACCCGGTAGATACATAAGCTCCAACTCAGGATTGTTAGTGGGTAAAATTACAGACGTTAAAAGACAGGAGTCAAACTTCACGGGTACAGATATAGGGATGAACATACTTATGAGACCAGCTCTTTACGGAGCCTATCACCATATACTCATAGCAAACAGGATGAACGAAGAACGAAAATTTAAAACTGATGTAACAGGACAAATCTGCGAAAACACTGACAGGATCGGGAAGGATGTAATGCTGCAGGAGCCACAAATAGGTGATATAGTTGCAGTCTTCAACTGCGGGGCTTACACAATGTCTATGGCAAGCAACTATAACGGCAGGTTACTTCCAATGGAATTACTGATCAGTGATGGGAAACTAATAACAATAAGGGAGAAGGATAATTTCCAGGACATTGTCAGGCACACAAAATTCTACGAGTCTGCTAAAACTTTAAAGGATTAA
- a CDS encoding alpha/beta hydrolase — protein MGASEIHSRVSNLVMEVREEAARRSLLVRNNIEKLNRISNVEDRVIQFKQNLLNARKSAGVTSDSLDIPGIEVAEINESFHRTHIRAKLYSPSGSKDLLPCIFHIHGGGLLVGGIDEEINRLASISLKLGCKIFDIEYRLAPEFKFPIPLNDCYYGFQYCSALAESLGINSEMLSIMGESAGGGLAASVVLRSIRENGPQIRNLFLMAPMLDHRNTTLSSAQYDGSWPFWPTYYNRMGWRGYLGSEKEISEFASPSIATDLEGFPETYIEVGFDEVFRDESVDFARKLINSNGRVDLHVYDGIFHGFEYAIPEADITQIILEHRYLKMKRMIHSKL, from the coding sequence ATGGGAGCAAGTGAAATCCATTCACGTGTTAGTAATCTTGTGATGGAAGTAAGAGAAGAGGCAGCTAGAAGGTCTTTGCTTGTTCGAAACAACATTGAGAAGTTGAATAGAATTTCCAATGTAGAAGATAGGGTTATTCAATTTAAGCAAAATCTACTTAATGCAAGAAAATCCGCCGGTGTCACATCAGATTCGCTTGATATCCCAGGAATTGAAGTTGCAGAAATTAACGAATCATTTCATAGAACGCACATAAGAGCGAAGCTCTACTCACCGTCAGGATCGAAAGATTTACTCCCATGTATTTTTCATATCCATGGAGGAGGTTTACTTGTAGGAGGAATAGATGAGGAAATAAATAGGCTGGCTTCCATATCGCTTAAATTGGGATGTAAAATTTTTGACATAGAATATAGACTTGCACCAGAATTTAAATTTCCAATCCCATTGAATGACTGTTATTACGGGTTCCAGTACTGTTCAGCTCTTGCCGAAAGTCTTGGAATTAATTCGGAAATGTTAAGCATAATGGGAGAAAGTGCTGGCGGTGGCCTTGCTGCTTCAGTTGTTTTGCGCTCAATTAGAGAAAATGGCCCACAAATAAGGAACCTATTCCTTATGGCACCAATGCTAGATCACAGGAATACAACTCTTTCCAGTGCTCAGTATGATGGTAGCTGGCCTTTCTGGCCAACGTACTATAACAGAATGGGATGGAGAGGATATCTTGGCTCAGAAAAAGAGATATCTGAATTTGCCTCTCCATCCATAGCAACCGATTTAGAAGGTTTTCCAGAAACTTATATTGAGGTAGGATTCGACGAGGTTTTTAGAGATGAATCAGTTGACTTTGCTAGAAAACTTATAAATTCCAACGGAAGAGTAGACCTTCACGTATATGATGGCATTTTCCACGGATTCGAATATGCAATCCCTGAAGCTGATATAACTCAAATAATTCTTGAACATCGGTACCTAAAGATGAAAAGAATGATTCACTCAAAATTATAA
- a CDS encoding DUF1343 domain-containing protein → MSFNLGIENLGKNRINENVALLTNASGVTQNLEQNVEFLIRKGFRIRRIFTAEHGFYGTLNDGDDVKNETYNGIDVVSIYSADRKSIKPEELEDVDTVIYDLQDAGTRPYTFISSLKNLLITASELGKKVVVCDRPNPLSNIVDGPVLKKEFVSFVGADEFPLRYGMTIGELAQFMNRNIGADLNISKMTDYDPSRYYDNYMKYYVPPSLNLNSLDSMFNFSGMVLMEAANVSVGRGTPYPFMQFGLEDPVDLRSDEFEGVILRKTSFISLLNPLKEKKLIGYFIHIKDKKSYSSIRMVATIMKKLYNMDKNLINLKKLNLNYGSDEMSKWLEKNEIVTDLYEKINSEISEFMKIRKDYSLYRFPN, encoded by the coding sequence ATGTCCTTTAACCTCGGGATTGAAAATCTTGGAAAAAATAGAATAAATGAGAATGTGGCCTTATTAACTAATGCCAGTGGAGTAACTCAGAATTTAGAGCAAAACGTTGAATTTCTAATAAGAAAAGGGTTCAGAATTAGAAGGATTTTTACAGCGGAACATGGTTTTTATGGAACACTAAACGATGGGGATGATGTTAAAAATGAGACATATAACGGGATAGATGTTGTATCCATTTATTCTGCAGATAGAAAGTCCATAAAACCGGAAGAGCTGGAAGATGTTGATACAGTGATATATGATTTACAGGATGCTGGCACAAGACCATATACATTTATCTCTTCGCTAAAAAACCTATTAATCACAGCCTCGGAGCTTGGAAAAAAGGTTGTTGTGTGCGATAGACCCAATCCCCTTTCCAACATTGTAGATGGACCTGTGTTAAAGAAGGAGTTTGTTTCATTTGTTGGAGCGGACGAATTTCCACTAAGATACGGAATGACCATAGGTGAATTAGCTCAATTCATGAATAGAAATATTGGTGCAGATCTGAATATTTCAAAGATGACAGATTACGATCCGTCAAGATATTATGACAATTACATGAAATATTACGTCCCACCATCACTGAACCTAAATTCTCTAGACTCAATGTTTAACTTTTCAGGAATGGTATTAATGGAGGCAGCTAATGTTAGCGTTGGTAGAGGCACTCCATACCCATTTATGCAGTTTGGATTGGAAGATCCAGTAGATCTTAGATCTGATGAGTTCGAAGGTGTCATTCTGAGAAAAACTTCCTTTATATCATTGCTAAATCCGCTTAAAGAAAAGAAACTAATAGGATATTTCATTCATATAAAGGATAAAAAGAGTTACAGTAGCATAAGGATGGTAGCCACTATCATGAAAAAACTCTATAACATGGATAAAAATCTAATTAATTTAAAAAAGCTGAATCTTAATTACGGATCTGATGAGATGTCAAAATGGCTTGAGAAAAATGAGATAGTCACAGATCTTTATGAAAAAATTAATTCAGAAATCTCCGAATTCATGAAAATCAGGAAAGATTACTCACTTTACAGGTTTCCTAATTAA
- a CDS encoding S66 peptidase family protein has product MTGSSENYRERKEVIKPARLNIGDEIRIIAPSSYPEIISLNQSVEEITRIGYKVTYGINVKKLNQETYHSANPELRAKELMDAFRDHKVKAIFCARGGHGARQILPFLDFDVIRDNPKIFMGYSDITNLHMAINKISGLVTFHGPMPDTDTEEFRGEKLETMFKIFRGELSDLKPYIKRLVKYVVGGSAQGRSMGTNMSVFSSLTGTPYMPEFTDKVLFCEDTNERSVDIERYLDIMILNGTINQLAGFVFGEFKNRSTSGEGKPSIEDVIREYMVKYSKPSLAMAPFGHGNEQMLIPLNLKVRISESEPYIELMESMVD; this is encoded by the coding sequence ATGACAGGAAGTTCTGAAAATTACAGAGAACGGAAAGAGGTAATAAAGCCTGCTAGACTGAACATAGGGGATGAAATAAGAATAATAGCCCCGTCAAGTTACCCTGAAATTATATCCTTAAACCAATCAGTTGAGGAAATAACCAGAATTGGGTATAAGGTAACATATGGTATCAACGTGAAAAAGCTCAATCAGGAAACTTATCATTCAGCAAATCCAGAGTTGCGTGCTAAAGAATTGATGGATGCTTTTAGGGACCATAAGGTAAAGGCAATATTCTGTGCAAGAGGTGGCCATGGAGCAAGGCAGATTTTACCATTTCTAGATTTTGATGTAATAAGAGATAATCCAAAGATATTCATGGGGTACAGTGATATTACAAATCTTCATATGGCCATAAATAAGATTTCTGGGTTAGTCACATTTCACGGTCCTATGCCAGACACAGACACTGAAGAATTTCGAGGGGAAAAACTGGAAACAATGTTTAAGATATTTAGAGGAGAACTGTCAGACCTAAAGCCATATATAAAAAGACTGGTAAAGTATGTGGTTGGAGGAAGTGCCCAGGGAAGGTCCATGGGAACCAACATGTCAGTCTTTTCATCTCTAACTGGAACACCCTATATGCCGGAGTTTACTGATAAAGTGTTATTCTGTGAGGATACAAATGAAAGATCAGTAGACATAGAAAGATATCTGGACATAATGATACTCAATGGCACGATTAATCAACTTGCAGGATTTGTATTTGGGGAATTTAAGAATAGGTCAACCTCAGGAGAAGGAAAACCATCAATAGAAGATGTAATAAGGGAATACATGGTAAAATATTCAAAACCATCTCTAGCCATGGCACCTTTTGGGCATGGAAATGAACAGATGCTAATACCTCTTAACCTGAAGGTAAGAATAAGCGAATCAGAACCTTATATTGAACTGATGGAATCTATGGTTGATTGA
- a CDS encoding ABC transporter substrate-binding protein: MVGSAFFVFGTNLPINTSSTNTGISQSSYLNVQPDGSSSTAWQMPTTTMEEPGYTNGTFTCGLDCTIGDLNTFTGITFGDLFIAKLVYGSLYKTMPDGQIEPWLATNYTLTHVTSNNKTFDIETGKMTNYSYVYTIYLRPYAQWTDWSKANASQTYTFSNKVDYRNSTGVSFTHTYTSYAPTVMKKYYLQSGDVVLSWRLEAALGGWPGVVNVIPNGNLSVKVFVPKPTLLIQSSSLQSYILPYNIWVHHDFTSVKGLFNYTPGMSSGNGYYGWDLGWNTATGSAPGLVGDGPFMVVNGYGMPQGGIVPNQYDKFYVNPHFFAQYANASSGLRQYSPKIYEFYQPYYSSQSSMVAAFTKGQLDLLPVTPSFLSLVKGTPGAYIYIKPSQVFCAVRINENETPLNITTFRQALSYATPYQTIDGTVYDGLLTPSSNTVPPCNVLWYNSSSPQYTYNMQKAKSMISAIPGMANNSGTLTYNGKKVTIQIQIAPGSETPCAAEIANEMSTSFAALGITTVIKEEAYTTMFNNIYETITGKGNFYQMAEYGQGTESGDPADLCALFINDAPAYFSVGCTLGPYTSLNFNGKHLSGQQVTTLLTNLSNELLQSDSYQQAIHISKEIQTLIIEEATLINLGYTTTIDAFQTNQFSNFTTENSNSLFSLYFTLMEVNKAKTTTSVSYKYNMQVQEKLTGALVEKQGDSGSITYTVLNKTTGLPVQGATVGVSVSSIAKGLINTTSNQLTTNSAGQATWKYEVFKNLNLLLQTTSSSGNIINLPDEEVNISATVNPPTKDIHTITTSTYLNIELINTNEKNNLRVTSTYSGKTHLSAGSSGKYMYTVTNSTGTKVKDANITVVMSGIPGSVTSSAFTFNTSTGNSANFTFTIPKTLSNLMTTYGSSGNPMSLYYQEINITAVASVGNQNQTGAGYAYNNVFVINPSLVMSYNLGSTSYTSGQTGKITFTVTENGTAVPGAYVNITSYSLSGVNVGISGYNLTTNSAGVAVFTFTVGDASSGSGSYVTANESIVAKASTSNSSVVPAYSFVNYTVTEKVVKPSSSNYLYEIIAIIAVVIVIVAVAGVYLIRKPKIPKN; this comes from the coding sequence ATGGTAGGTTCCGCGTTTTTCGTCTTTGGAACTAATTTACCAATTAATACATCATCTACAAATACTGGTATTAGTCAGAGTAGTTATTTGAATGTACAGCCTGATGGTTCATCATCAACAGCATGGCAAATGCCAACAACTACAATGGAAGAGCCCGGTTACACTAATGGAACATTTACTTGTGGTCTCGACTGTACCATAGGTGATCTGAATACATTTACCGGAATTACTTTTGGCGATTTATTCATTGCCAAATTGGTATACGGGAGTCTTTACAAAACAATGCCTGATGGGCAAATAGAACCATGGCTTGCCACAAACTACACATTGACACACGTTACGTCAAACAATAAAACCTTTGACATTGAAACTGGCAAAATGACGAATTACTCATATGTGTACACAATATATCTGAGACCATATGCACAGTGGACAGACTGGTCAAAGGCAAATGCTTCGCAAACATATACATTTTCGAACAAGGTAGATTATAGAAATTCAACAGGAGTATCATTCACGCACACATACACGAGCTATGCACCGACTGTAATGAAGAAATATTATCTGCAGTCTGGGGATGTAGTTCTGAGCTGGAGGCTTGAGGCTGCCCTTGGTGGATGGCCAGGAGTAGTTAATGTAATTCCTAATGGAAATCTTTCAGTAAAGGTATTTGTACCAAAACCAACACTGTTAATTCAATCAAGCTCCCTGCAATCATATATTCTTCCATATAATATCTGGGTACATCACGACTTTACGAGTGTTAAAGGATTATTCAATTACACTCCAGGAATGTCTTCTGGAAATGGATATTATGGCTGGGATCTAGGATGGAACACCGCAACTGGTTCTGCTCCAGGATTGGTCGGAGACGGACCATTTATGGTCGTTAATGGATACGGTATGCCTCAAGGTGGCATTGTACCAAACCAATATGATAAGTTTTATGTAAATCCACATTTCTTTGCACAGTACGCCAACGCGAGCAGTGGCCTAAGACAGTACTCTCCAAAGATATATGAATTCTATCAACCATACTATTCTTCTCAGTCTTCAATGGTAGCAGCCTTCACCAAAGGACAACTGGATCTTCTACCAGTAACACCATCTTTCCTGTCACTGGTTAAGGGAACTCCAGGAGCATATATTTATATTAAGCCATCTCAGGTTTTCTGTGCAGTTAGAATAAATGAAAACGAAACGCCTCTTAACATTACTACCTTCAGACAGGCATTGAGCTATGCAACTCCATACCAAACAATAGATGGAACAGTATATGATGGACTCTTAACACCATCTTCAAATACCGTACCTCCATGCAATGTGCTCTGGTACAATTCATCAAGCCCGCAGTATACTTATAATATGCAGAAAGCCAAATCAATGATTAGTGCCATACCTGGAATGGCTAACAATTCTGGAACGCTGACATATAACGGTAAGAAGGTAACAATTCAAATACAGATAGCTCCAGGAAGTGAGACACCTTGCGCTGCTGAAATTGCAAATGAAATGTCAACCTCATTCGCAGCCCTTGGTATAACGACGGTGATAAAAGAAGAAGCCTACACAACAATGTTTAACAACATATACGAAACCATCACTGGTAAAGGAAATTTCTATCAGATGGCAGAATATGGACAGGGAACAGAATCTGGAGATCCAGCAGACCTATGCGCATTATTCATAAATGATGCCCCAGCTTATTTCAGTGTAGGTTGTACTCTAGGACCATATACATCGTTGAACTTTAATGGGAAACATCTTTCCGGTCAACAGGTGACCACTCTTCTAACCAACCTATCAAATGAATTGTTGCAGTCGGACTCATATCAGCAGGCAATTCATATTTCAAAGGAGATTCAGACATTAATCATAGAAGAAGCAACTCTAATCAACCTTGGATATACAACAACGATAGATGCATTCCAAACAAACCAGTTCTCTAACTTTACCACAGAGAACTCGAATTCTCTATTCAGCCTTTATTTCACACTTATGGAGGTAAACAAGGCCAAGACAACAACTTCCGTAAGCTATAAGTATAACATGCAGGTACAAGAGAAATTAACAGGAGCTCTCGTAGAAAAGCAGGGAGATAGTGGAAGTATAACATACACAGTTCTTAATAAGACAACTGGTTTACCGGTTCAGGGTGCCACAGTTGGAGTATCTGTATCATCCATAGCAAAAGGGTTGATCAACACAACATCCAACCAGCTTACTACAAACTCAGCTGGTCAAGCAACTTGGAAGTATGAAGTATTCAAAAATCTCAACCTTTTGTTGCAAACAACATCAAGCAGCGGAAACATAATAAACCTGCCAGATGAAGAGGTTAACATTTCTGCAACAGTAAATCCACCCACTAAGGATATTCATACAATTACAACATCAACATATCTTAACATAGAGTTGATAAACACAAACGAAAAGAATAATCTAAGAGTTACATCTACTTATTCAGGCAAAACCCATCTATCTGCAGGAAGCAGCGGTAAATACATGTACACTGTAACTAATAGCACTGGAACAAAGGTAAAAGATGCAAACATAACCGTGGTAATGTCGGGAATACCCGGAAGTGTTACAAGCAGTGCATTCACTTTTAACACATCTACTGGAAACAGTGCAAATTTCACATTCACAATTCCTAAGACACTTTCAAACTTAATGACAACATATGGTTCATCTGGAAATCCCATGTCTCTTTATTATCAGGAGATTAACATAACTGCAGTCGCATCTGTGGGAAACCAGAACCAAACAGGCGCGGGATACGCATACAACAATGTATTCGTAATAAATCCATCTCTGGTTATGTCATATAACTTGGGAAGTACCAGTTACACGTCAGGTCAAACAGGTAAAATAACATTCACAGTGACCGAAAATGGAACCGCGGTACCTGGAGCATATGTTAACATCACATCATATAGTCTTTCCGGTGTAAATGTTGGAATCAGTGGATATAACCTGACAACAAATAGCGCTGGTGTTGCGGTATTCACATTTACGGTAGGGGATGCAAGTTCAGGAAGCGGGTCTTATGTCACGGCAAATGAAAGCATTGTTGCCAAGGCAAGCACATCAAATAGCTCTGTCGTACCTGCATACTCCTTCGTCAATTACACCGTAACTGAAAAAGTTGTAAAACCATCAAGCAGCAACTACCTCTATGAGATAATTGCCATAATAGCAGTTGTGATAGTTATTGTTGCGGTTGCAGGTGTTTATCTCATAAGAAAACCGAAAATACCTAAAAACTAA
- a CDS encoding D-alanyl-D-alanine carboxypeptidase has translation MKIHRESVTSFCFLDSEGKIVLSKNENLPVIPASNMKLVTSLCALESLGTDYIFTTSFSSDKDDLHIDGDPSFFLNIGECRRIIKELKIEKVNNIYLEKPRIDREFYNGDWVYGDSKYSYQPRISNFFIGENCKIKSGFKFDNNDFNYIHQNEQLFQPVKNPDKHLVEAFSEEKNLRTIRKSLSSNNNFEKVISHSANIRDVLRHILFESCNFYAEVIFKYLSSSEKSLGTWENSSKFVMDYISRINGSENVRIKDGSGLSRENFVTTGFLSNMLLYAKKNFGNTFIELMPTIGQGTLRKRLISLEKNGIYAKTGTLSGVSALSGYISSMDTFFSIIINNSLDEGSVRQMEIDRILSEFIDKYK, from the coding sequence ATGAAAATACATAGAGAAAGTGTGACTTCTTTTTGCTTTCTGGATTCAGAGGGTAAGATTGTATTATCAAAAAACGAAAATTTACCAGTAATTCCTGCTTCAAATATGAAATTGGTCACCTCCCTTTGTGCACTGGAGTCCCTAGGAACGGATTATATATTTACCACAAGTTTTTCTTCAGATAAAGATGATTTACACATTGATGGTGACCCATCTTTCTTTTTAAATATAGGTGAATGCAGGAGAATCATTAAAGAATTAAAAATTGAAAAGGTAAACAACATTTATCTTGAAAAACCAAGAATCGATAGAGAGTTTTACAATGGTGATTGGGTTTATGGTGATTCCAAGTACAGTTATCAGCCAAGAATATCTAATTTTTTTATTGGTGAGAATTGCAAAATTAAAAGTGGTTTCAAATTTGACAATAATGATTTCAACTATATTCATCAGAACGAGCAATTATTTCAACCAGTTAAAAACCCAGATAAACATTTAGTAGAAGCTTTTTCAGAGGAAAAAAATCTGAGGACAATAAGGAAAAGTTTGTCTTCTAATAATAATTTTGAAAAAGTTATTTCCCACAGTGCGAATATAAGAGATGTTCTAAGACATATTCTCTTCGAAAGCTGTAATTTTTATGCTGAAGTTATATTCAAGTATCTTTCAAGTAGCGAAAAATCGCTGGGCACATGGGAAAATTCTTCTAAATTTGTAATGGATTATATTTCCAGGATAAATGGATCTGAAAATGTAAGGATTAAAGATGGATCTGGACTGAGTAGAGAGAATTTCGTAACCACAGGATTTCTTTCTAACATGCTTTTATATGCTAAGAAAAATTTTGGAAACACCTTTATAGAACTAATGCCAACAATAGGTCAGGGAACACTGAGGAAACGCCTTATTTCTCTTGAAAAAAATGGAATTTATGCAAAAACTGGAACACTATCTGGAGTCTCTGCTCTTAGCGGATATATAAGTTCAATGGATACTTTTTTCTCTATAATTATTAATAATAGTCTTGATGAAGGATCAGTTAGGCAGATGGAAATAGACAGGATTCTATCGGAATTTATTGACAAATATAAATAG
- a CDS encoding GNAT family N-acetyltransferase yields the protein MIKITEREKILEIWNEFYKFDPTSQFQLERKYFRNEYVVPIGEQVNEGAFSLLCARNGIDEDTEKKAWIFAAGYTKKDDLIKLLKKQIEQAKKVGVQRIFYSNFSPGYFFPGIDREKYSDLYDSLVEVGFTAESEALAMEAEIGEHQYIQKEGGKAEIRNLKIEETEELLKMVRSNFPYDCYLRVDGVIKHGSLDQITIAIVNNKIVGYSMYASGEGPFESSPGERFGCFEVLEDYRSMGIGGKLLTATLINMKSNGIRHAYFLWTTEKASHLYGRFGFRITRKFQIMSLLL from the coding sequence ATGATCAAGATCACAGAAAGGGAAAAAATTCTGGAAATCTGGAATGAGTTTTATAAATTCGATCCAACATCTCAATTTCAACTGGAAAGGAAATATTTTAGAAATGAGTACGTGGTTCCAATAGGTGAGCAGGTAAACGAGGGGGCATTCTCACTCTTGTGTGCAAGAAATGGTATAGATGAAGATACAGAAAAGAAAGCATGGATCTTTGCTGCCGGGTATACAAAGAAAGATGATCTTATAAAACTTCTAAAAAAACAGATAGAACAGGCCAAAAAGGTTGGAGTACAGCGTATATTTTATTCCAATTTTTCACCGGGGTATTTCTTTCCTGGCATTGATAGAGAGAAATATTCAGATCTATACGATTCGCTTGTCGAAGTAGGTTTCACTGCAGAATCAGAGGCTTTAGCAATGGAAGCAGAGATAGGGGAACACCAATATATTCAAAAAGAAGGAGGCAAAGCAGAAATCAGAAATCTAAAAATTGAAGAAACAGAAGAACTCCTAAAAATGGTAAGAAGTAACTTTCCCTATGATTGCTACCTTAGAGTCGATGGGGTAATAAAGCACGGAAGTTTAGATCAGATCACCATTGCTATAGTAAATAATAAAATTGTTGGTTATTCCATGTATGCAAGTGGAGAAGGGCCATTTGAATCATCTCCAGGCGAGAGGTTCGGATGTTTTGAGGTTCTGGAGGATTACCGTTCAATGGGAATAGGAGGCAAGCTTCTGACGGCTACACTAATAAACATGAAATCAAATGGAATTAGACATGCATACTTTTTATGGACTACAGAAAAGGCTTCACATCTATATGGAAGGTTTGGTTTCAGAATTACAAGAAAATTTCAGATAATGTCATTATTACTGTAA